TTAGTGAGTTCCCATTTTTGAAAATACATTAATGATTATTACTCCAATAACAATCAAAGCAATCCCAATAATGGCAGGCAGATCCGGAACCTGCTTGAATGCTATAATTCCGATCATCGTTATAAAGACAATTCCTACTCCGGACCAGATGGCGTAGGTAATGCCTACCGGTATATGACGAAGAGTAAGACTCAGAAAGTAAAAAGCACAGGCATATCCGATGATTGTTACCACCGATGGCCATAGCTTCGAGAATTCCTCAGATTTTTTCAAAAAAGTGGTAGCAATGATCTCAAATATAATAGCCAAAGCAAGAAAAATATAACTGCGTCCCATAAATTCATTCTTTATACAAAAGTAACAAAAGCGCATCAGTAATTCCAAAAAAGGAAACCGCTGTGATGACTCATTTATTCTCAAGCCTATGGGATTTCTCTATCCTTTTCACTCAATAAAAATTTTGCTTTTTTTAATACTATAATCGCTCTTTTACGTATCTCAAGCACTTAATATAATGTAATAGCTTTATTTTTAACATATTGAGTCTGAATAACAGATCGGTAAAATGTGCCAGAGTATCAAATTATTTTTAAGTTCTGACATAAAAAAATATTTCTCCATGTCATGAAATGTGACACATGACAAAAATTCCGAGGGAAAATACTAAGCTAAAAATAAGTTTTCTTAACATGAAAATCTATTTCGGGTGAAAAATTCACATCCCCCAAAATCACTTTACAGCAATATTATGCTAAGCATTATTTATTATTTGTTTTATCAACTCCAATATAGAAGTCGATAAACGATTAACATTTTCACATAATTTTACAGATAGAATAATAAAAGTATTAATAAATTTCAAATAATACATTAATTTAATGTAAACAAAAATTCACCAATACATGAACCCATAACCCCGTAATACACTGATATACATCATAACTATTTACTTTGGCACGTGATTTGAAAGTAGTAATATTGCAATTGAAAGATTGATAAAAAAAAGTCAAATAATTAAAAATAATACAAAATGGTAACTTATATCGGTATCGTAACAGGTTTAGTAGTAATCACTTCATATTTCATGACAGTAAGAAGAGAAAGAAACTAATCTTAAAATAAAACAAGCCTATAGAATATCTATACTAATTATATTGTTTTATGTTTTTAGTCTGAGAGATCAGATTGCTCTTTTACTCATCGGGTAAAAGGGCCCAAAAACATAAACAAAAAGATCTTAGTTTCATAACAAATTTTAATATCCAAATGAATAAAGCCAGTCGCAAGTCTGGCTTTATTTTTTTTATCAGAGCGTTCTGGAAAAGTGTAAATTGTTTTTTATCACAGCTTTTCATAGATTGTTATGGAATTTTTTCTCGTGTTACTGTAAATCGCTTTGTAATGCTCATTTCTATTCATAATTTATCATTTATAATTCATCATTCATTTTACGCTGGACCAGATACTTATTATGATTCAGGATTTCTTCCGGCATTTAATAAAGCTTTATCTTTGTTTATTCAATAATCATTTATTATCATCATGAGTCTGTACAATCTTATTATCCAGGATAAAGAACAAGTAAACCTTAACGAAGTATTTCTCGATAAAAATAACAAGGAGCATCTTGTTCAACTTATCAAGGAACACAATTATATAAAAGAACTGCAGGAATATGGTCTTCCGGTTAATAATAAGATTTTGCTTCAGGGAAGTTCAGGATGTGGAAAAACAATGACTGCAAAGGCTATTGCCAATGCCTTAGGGAAAAATATTATGATCCTGAATCTGAGCAATATTGTCTCATCACGAATCGGAGAAACTTCTCAGAATATCAAAATGATATTTGATAAAGCAGCAAGAGAAAGATCAGTACTTTTTTTGGATGAACTGGATCAGATCGGGAAAGCAAGAGGCAGTGATGATAAAGATGTAGGTGAAATGAGAAGACTGGTGAATACGTTGATTCAATTAATTGATTATTATCCTGAGCATTCACTTTTACTTTGTGCTACCAATCACCCTGAGATCATTGACACAGCTCTGCTAAGGCGTTTTCAGCTAAAGATCAATTATGAAATGCCTTCTGCCGAAGTTTTGGATGTGTTCTACGATCAGTTGCTGGCACAGTTTCCTGAAGAGATGAGAACCGTTGAAAGAAAATACTCTATTTCTTTTGCCGAAGCGAAAGATTATGCATTTACCGTGGTTAAAAGTGCTTTGATAAAAAAGTTGGAAGCAAAAATAGTTGAGAATTGAGATCACTAAATTAATTGCCAAAATTATACGGATCCGTTTTTCCTGGAAACGAATTTTTTCTTTACTAAAAAATATCAATTGAGTAAGTACTGAATTAGAACCCATTTTGGAATTGAAAATTTATTAATTTTAAAACACTGGAATGAATACCAATGGACGATATTTTTTTACTCAATCAGCTAACCAAATCATTTTTTAATTTGTTTACTAATACTAATGGAAAAAAGCCGGACTTTGAAAGTATTGATGATATTTGTTTAAATGAAACAATAATAATCAAAAAAGATAAAAGTGACGAAGAAGTTTATACCCTTGACAGTTTTATTACTCCAAGAAAAAGAATTTTAACAGACGGAACACTTACTGAATTTGAGGAATATGAAGTAAATGAGGAAACAAAAATAGTTAACAATATTGCTCAACGTTTTTCTAAATACCAAAAGCGTGGATACCTTAATGGTAATTATTTTGAAGGAAATGGCACTAAATTTTTTCAGTATGTTAAGACCGCAAAAGGCTGGAAAATAAATTCAGTTATTTGGGAAGACGAAAATATTTAGAATAAGACAAAAAGGTGATTTATGAACATTATGAATGTTGTGCAGATTTAATCGTAAAAATAGTTGAAAGAAAACACCCCATCATGAAGGAAGACATTCTCCACAATCTAACCCTTATCAATAAACGGATAAAAACTGCCTGTGAACGATCCGGAAGAAACCTTAATAATGTCAAATTATTGCTTGCCACAAAAACCGTTTCTGCAGACCGCATCAAAATTGCTTTAGAAAACGGACAAACCTTAATTGCAGAAAACAAAGTCCAGGAATTGAAGGAAAAATATGAAAATCTGAAAGACATCCCTCATGAAAATCACTTTATAGGACATCTTCAGACCAATAAAATCAAAGATATTCTAAAATATAATGTAACCTGTATTCAGTCTCTGGATCGTCTGGAACTGGCCGAAAAGCTACACCAAAGGCTTCTGGCGGAAAACAAAACGATGGATATCTTTATTCAGGTGAATACTTCCAATGAAGAAAGTAAATTTGGAGTTGACCCTGCTGAAGCTATCGAACTTACCCGGAAAATTTCTGATTTTTCTACTTTAAAAATAAAAGGCTTAATGACCATTGGTCTGTTCAGTGCAGAAACTGAAAAAGTAAGATCATGCTTTAAAATCCTGAAAAAACTTCAACAGGATATTATCCTTGAAAATATTCCCGGTGTGGAAATGAAAGAGCTTTCAATGGGAATGAGCGGAGATCTGGAAACAGCCATTGAAGAAGGAGCTACCATTGTACGGGTAGGAACCGCTGTTTTTGGGGCGAGAATCTATCCGGACAGTTATTATTGGGATGAGGGTAAAGCGAATAAAAAAGCATAAAATCACATGTTTCCATTTACTTATACTTTTGAAAGAGAAATCATCGGAGATAAAACATCTGATGAGGTCATCTATACAGTACGTGATCTGTTAAGAGAGAAAAAGGTTCAAAACATTCTTTACGGGCATGGATTTGTTTCTTTCGATGAAGGTTTTCCCAGGGCAAGAAGCAATAACGATTACTTATCTTTAATTGATGAAGGAGCATTTACTTATAATGAAAAAACCAAGATACTGACTTATAAAGTAAAATTATGGAAATTGCATCTATTTGCCCTTGTATTTCTTATCATTACGATGATTTATTTTGAAGGTTTCTTTGGGAAATTACTTCCTGTTTTCGGACTTTTGATCAATCATTTATTCTCTTATTTTGGAAGTCAAGGTTTAATTGAAGAAATTGTCCATAAGCTGAATTACCTTTCATAATTCCACTCTCCTATTTATTTGTTGGTAACTAAAAGTAATCAAAATCCCTGAAACACTATGTTTTCAAAGTCTACAAATCCGGTATACTTTTTGCTGTAAATGTTTCATAACCAAATAAATGCATTTATGAATAAAAAATTACTATCGGTATGTCTGTTCATGACATTATTATTCTTTTTTTCGTGTGAAAAAGAAAACCCACAGATAAAAAGTGGAATTTCAATTGAAACCATTTCAATTATAACCTGCGTTACTATGGGCGTAGCCATTTTGCTTGCCTATAGCTTTAAAAGAAGGTAAAAAAACCGGAACTTAAACACTAAGACACCTCTCAATTTTTTGGGAGGTGATTTTGTTTTAAAATAGTAATTAAATGACTGACATCTCATTAAAATATAATAAATTTCAAAGAATTTACTTTCGCAACTAATAAACTCATGAAAAAAATACCTCTGGCAATACTTTTACCTTTACTGATTTTGAACTGTACTCACAAAAAAGAAAGTGTTCAACAGACAGGCAAAGAGAATCCCAATCTTAAAATGTCCATACCCCTTGAATATCTTGCAGATTATCCTGCAATCAAAGATTCTTCTAAATTCATCACAAATCTTCGACAGGCTTTTGATCTCCATGTTCATGAAAGTCCTGTTCATCAGGAAGATGAAAAAATAACGGTATTCAAAAAGGTAAAAATTAATGGTTCAGATCAGGATTATTATTTTATTGAATACGACTGGAAAACAGGATCTTCCGCAGAATATCCCTGGAAAAATCAACTCCTACTAACACAAGAAGGGAAGCTTGTCAAAATCTTATCAGCAGAACGGCATGAATTTGTTTCTATTTTCCCCAAACAAAATCCTTTTTTGCTGACAACACTAGTAACAGGGCATGGAAACGGAGGCCATGATATTTACAAAATAACGGCAGACTCTTTAGTAAATATCTATGAGGGAGAGGTCAGAACATATGATGCCCATGAAGACAATAAAGTATATGAACCTAATGAGTTAAAATTAAAAATAAAAGACTACAATAATGATGGCTTCAATGATATAGCTTTCACTGGAAACCTTCTTTTGATACAAGGGCAGACTCCACAAGGAGATTGGTATGATTTTGAAACTATTAATGGTAAGCAGGTTAGCTATTCTGTTGATAATCCTTTCAAAAAAATTCCTGTAGAATATATTTTTCTTTATGATCGAAAAACAGGGCATTTTAAGGAAAAAGAAAATTATGTAGAGAAATATAAGATATTTGAATAATCGAAAAACCTATCTTTGAATCAACTCATAACCACTTTCATGAAATACTTTTTTCTCACCCTCACCATTGTAATACAACTCTTATTAATCATATCGTTACAATTATTAGACAGTTTCGAAACCATCATTGGAATTTTCATTGTCTGCCTTGTCATGGGAGCTTTGATTTATTTTTCAAAATCGGTAAAAATTGTATCTCTTAAAAATCTTGGTTTTGGTCTTTTTTATGGATCATTAATTTCATTGGTGAGTGTGGTGGCATTTATGACGTGGCTTTCTTATAATTTCCCGAAATAGGTCTTGAGATTGCTTTGCTTTGTTCGCCATGACAGAAAACAAAAATCCCTCTCATTACTGAAAGGGATTTTTTATAGTTAAAAAACTGAGATTACATATAAGCTTCAATCGGCTCACAAGTACATACTAAGTTTCTGTCTCCGTAAGCTTCATCTACTCTTGATACAGAAGCGAAGAATTTGTGGTCTCTTACCCACTCTAATGGATAAGCTGCCTTTTCTCTGCTGTATGGTTTATCCCAAGAATCAGAGATTACCAATTGTTCTGTGTGAGGAGCATTTTTCAATACGTTGTTTGCAGCATCTGCTTCACCGTTGGCGATTTCATCAATTTCTTTTTTGATTGAAATTAATGCTTCTGCAAAACGGTCAATTTCAGACTTGCTTTCAGATTCTGTAGGCTCAATCATCAATGTACCAGCAACCGGGAAAGAAACGGTAGGAGCATGGAATCCATAATCCATCAATCTCTTCGCCACATCCGCTACTTCAATTCCTAAAGATTTGAACTGACGGAAATCTACGATACATTCGTGAGCTACTCTTCCGTTTTCGTTTGAATATAAGATTGGGAAATGCTCTGCTAAAATTTCTTTCAGGTAGTTGGCATTCATGATGGCGTGTCCTGTAGCCTTTTTAAGACCTTCAGTTCCTAACATTTTGATATAAGAATAAGAAATGTTAAGGATCAATCCTGAACCGTAAGGAGCAGCCGAAATACCTTCGATAGCTTCTTTAGAACCAATTCTGATATTTGCATTAGAAGGAAGGAAAGGCACTAAGTGTTTAGCAACACAAATTGGACCCACTCCAGGACCTCCACCTCCGTGAGGAATTGCAAATGTTTTGTGAAGGTTAAGGTGGCAAACGTCAGCTCCGATGTTTCCAGGACTTGTAAATCCTACCTGAGCGTTCATGTTGGCACCATCCATATATACTTGTCCTCCGTGCTCGTGGATAAGGTTGGTAATTTCTTTAATGTTAGCATCAAAGAATCCATAAGTGGAAGGATAAGTAATCATTACAGCAGATAAGTTTGCTGAATGAAGTTCTGTTTTAGCTTTAAGATCTTCGAAGTCGATTTCCCCGTTTTCAAGGTTTTTCACCACAACGATTTTCATTCCTGCCATAGCCGCAGAAGCCGGGTTTGTTCCGTGTGCAGACTGAGGGATTAATACTACATTTCTGTGGTGGTCTCCTCTTGAAATGTGATATTCTCTGATCACCATTAATCCTGCATATTCTCCCTGAGCTCCAGAGTTTGGCTGAAGAGAAGTTCCTGCAAAACCTGTAATTTCTGCTAAATCTTTCTCCAGTTCACGGATCATTTCCTGATACCCTTCAGCTTGATTTACAGGCACAAATGGATGAACTGCACCCCAGTTTTCCCATGAAAGCGGTAACATTTGAGTCGCTGCATTCAGTTTCATGGTACAAGATCCTAAAGAAATCATTGAATGAGTCAATGATAAATCTTTTCTCTCAAGACGCTTGATGTAACGCATCAATTCTGTTTCCGTGTGGTATTTGTTGAATACTGATTCCGTAAGAATTTCGTCTTTTCTTAAGTTTTCTTCAGGAATGCTGTATCCTTCTTTTATTTCTAATTTGAAAGTCTGCTTGTCTTTAAACTGAGCAAAAGAAGCCATTAGGTAGTTTAATTTCTCTAATGTAGTACTTTCGTTGATCGCAATACTTACTACTCCTTC
This region of Chryseobacterium culicis genomic DNA includes:
- a CDS encoding DMT family transporter, with the protein product MGRSYIFLALAIIFEIIATTFLKKSEEFSKLWPSVVTIIGYACAFYFLSLTLRHIPVGITYAIWSGVGIVFITMIGIIAFKQVPDLPAIIGIALIVIGVIIINVFSKMGTH
- a CDS encoding AAA family ATPase, whose amino-acid sequence is MSLYNLIIQDKEQVNLNEVFLDKNNKEHLVQLIKEHNYIKELQEYGLPVNNKILLQGSSGCGKTMTAKAIANALGKNIMILNLSNIVSSRIGETSQNIKMIFDKAARERSVLFLDELDQIGKARGSDDKDVGEMRRLVNTLIQLIDYYPEHSLLLCATNHPEIIDTALLRRFQLKINYEMPSAEVLDVFYDQLLAQFPEEMRTVERKYSISFAEAKDYAFTVVKSALIKKLEAKIVEN
- a CDS encoding DUF4440 domain-containing protein, with product MDDIFLLNQLTKSFFNLFTNTNGKKPDFESIDDICLNETIIIKKDKSDEEVYTLDSFITPRKRILTDGTLTEFEEYEVNEETKIVNNIAQRFSKYQKRGYLNGNYFEGNGTKFFQYVKTAKGWKINSVIWEDENI
- a CDS encoding YggS family pyridoxal phosphate-dependent enzyme, whose amino-acid sequence is MKEDILHNLTLINKRIKTACERSGRNLNNVKLLLATKTVSADRIKIALENGQTLIAENKVQELKEKYENLKDIPHENHFIGHLQTNKIKDILKYNVTCIQSLDRLELAEKLHQRLLAENKTMDIFIQVNTSNEESKFGVDPAEAIELTRKISDFSTLKIKGLMTIGLFSAETEKVRSCFKILKKLQQDIILENIPGVEMKELSMGMSGDLETAIEEGATIVRVGTAVFGARIYPDSYYWDEGKANKKA
- the gcvP gene encoding aminomethyl-transferring glycine dehydrogenase, encoding MNTEQFVSRHISLNEADKQAMLEKLGVSSIEELISQTIPSSIRLEKDLEISEPLSEYEMLNHSKELASKNTDYTSYIGFGYHNTLLPSAIQRNIFENPSWYTAYTPYQAEIAQGRLEALLNFQTVVCDLTGFALANASLLDESTAAAEAMHMFFNNRSKDQKKAGANKFFISDLVLPQTVSVLKTKAEGLEIEVVVGDHKTYQFDGSYYGVLLQYPGKNGIVLDYTEDIVEYKKLDLQVAVACDPMALVKLKSPAEMGADCAVGTTQRFGIPLGYGGPHAAFFACREDYKRDIPGRIIGVSQDMYGRRALRMALQTREQHIKREKATSNICTAQVLLAVMAGMYAVYHGPKGLNYIADQIHFKANALKNGLKALGYQVVEEPIFDTVKMTMAEEEKARLVRLMLDHRLNLNYFTEGVVSIAINESTTLEKLNYLMASFAQFKDKQTFKLEIKEGYSIPEENLRKDEILTESVFNKYHTETELMRYIKRLERKDLSLTHSMISLGSCTMKLNAATQMLPLSWENWGAVHPFVPVNQAEGYQEMIRELEKDLAEITGFAGTSLQPNSGAQGEYAGLMVIREYHISRGDHHRNVVLIPQSAHGTNPASAAMAGMKIVVVKNLENGEIDFEDLKAKTELHSANLSAVMITYPSTYGFFDANIKEITNLIHEHGGQVYMDGANMNAQVGFTSPGNIGADVCHLNLHKTFAIPHGGGGPGVGPICVAKHLVPFLPSNANIRIGSKEAIEGISAAPYGSGLILNISYSYIKMLGTEGLKKATGHAIMNANYLKEILAEHFPILYSNENGRVAHECIVDFRQFKSLGIEVADVAKRLMDYGFHAPTVSFPVAGTLMIEPTESESKSEIDRFAEALISIKKEIDEIANGEADAANNVLKNAPHTEQLVISDSWDKPYSREKAAYPLEWVRDHKFFASVSRVDEAYGDRNLVCTCEPIEAYM